In Candidatus Omnitrophota bacterium, the DNA window ATGAACGGCGGATATTTTTCGAATCTGTAAGTCTCCTTTCTCGTTAAATTACGCACCAACCCTCTCTTTATATCGACCTTTAACAGGTCGCCCTTCCTGATCCTCTTCGCGTCCTCGGGCAACTCTATCAAAGGCAGCCCTATATTAATGCTGTTCCTGTTGAATATCCTCGCGAAGGTCTGGGCTATGACGCAGGATATCCCGCTCGCCTTTATTGCAAGCGGCGCGTGCTCTCTTGAGGAACCGCACCCGAAATTCCTGCCTGCGGCTATTATGTCGCCGCATTTTATCTTCTTTACGAAATTTTTATCAATATGCTCCATGCAATGTTTCGCGAGCTCGTTCCCGTCCGTAGTATTAAGGTAACGCGCCGCTATTATATCGTCGGTATTGATATCGTCGCCGAACTTGTGGGAACGCCCCTTAAGTGACATTTTGTCGCTCATATTAAACTACCTCTTCCGGATGGGCAATACTACCCTTTACCGCGCTTGCGGCGGCTACCGCAGGGTTCGACAGGTATACCTCGCTCT includes these proteins:
- a CDS encoding 3-isopropylmalate dehydratase small subunit yields the protein MSLKGRSHKFGDDINTDDIIAARYLNTTDGNELAKHCMEHIDKNFVKKIKCGDIIAAGRNFGCGSSREHAPLAIKASGISCVIAQTFARIFNRNSINIGLPLIELPEDAKRIRKGDLLKVDIKRGLVRNLTRKETYRFEKYPPFMQKIINSGGLMEYVKRKIR